The sequence below is a genomic window from Thalassomonas haliotis.
TCCCAGTTGGGGGCATGGCGGAAATTACCGATAGAGATAAAACCCTGGCGCTGTTCGTAATCCGGATTATCCAGCGACAATTCTCGTTGTTCCAGCATAAAAGGACAGTAATGCAGTAACTGCCGGTCGACCTTATGTAGCCGGGTTAATAAGTTTATTTCTTCTTGGGAAATCATCAGGCTGAGATCGCAGCGAAAAATAGCCGCCACTTCCCGCTTTGCCAGATCTGAATGGTAATCTTGCGGCAAGACTTCACGCTGCGCTTTATGGGCCAGATGCCGGGCATTACGTAAAAATTGCAGATCTTCGGTATCAAGTACGGTCATGGCCTGCGGGCATTGCTGACGCACCCGCCAGCCAAACTGCTCTTCCATCATAAAACGATCAAAGACCACCATATCCGGCTGCAGCCGTTCAATATAAGCATCAAAGCTTTGGCAATTTAAACTGATCTCCTGGCTGTCAACGCCACAGGCGGCCAGATCAACCATGTGTTCGGTGCGCTGCGCCGGGCTGGTAAAGGTAACAGACCATAATTGAGCCTTGAAAAACTCGATTAATTGCATCATACGGCTACCGGCGGCCGAAGAATTTGGCTCGGGCCAGACATAACCTATGATCAAAACATGCTTCATGAAAACTAACTTTATAGCAGAAGAAAAAACAGGGGGATTATACGGAAATTAGCCGTGGGGCACGAGATGTAAATGAAACGGGTCGGTGAAAAAATACCGATATTACTCTCTCATATCGAGGTTACTCCATCCGGAAAATAAAAAAGCCAAAGCGGATCGTCACCCGCTTTGGCTCTGGTATGTTTTCGCTTTATCGGCAAAGCAAGGGTCCGGCATTTATTTCCGGGGCGTTATTGTTCAGGAATTACTCTGATTTGTCGCCAACTTCAGCCGGTTGCTCAGCTTTTTGAATTTTCAATAATTCAATTTCAAATTCCAATACTGAGTTGCCCGGGATACGCGGTGGATTACCGGTAGGGCCGTAAGCCAAGTCAGACGGGATAGTGAATTTATATTTAGAACCAACAGACATCAGCTGAACACCTTCGGTCCAGCCGCGGATCACGCGGTTTAATGGGAATACAGCCGGCTGACCACGGTCGTACGAACTATCGAAAGTCTCGCCGTTTAAGAAAGTACCTTTGTAGTGAACTTCTACAGTATCTGTGGCACTTGGCTTATCGCCTGAGCCTTCAGTGATCACTGAGTACTGGATACCGGAATCAGTGGTTTTAACACCTGCTTTCTTACCATTCTCTTCCAGGAATTTCTGCCCTTCCGCTAAACTGGCTTCGGCTTCTTGCTTGGCCATTTCCTGCTGTTTAGTTTTCATGGTTTGCTCAAGGTTGGTTAACAGCGCCTGGATCTCTTCTTTTTCGATCTGGGACTTGCCTTCAAGGCTGTCGACAAAACCTTTAACAATTAATTCTTTATCAAGTGAAAGGCCCATTTTGGTGTGCTCTTCCAGGTTGCGCTCCATATACATACCGATAGACGCCCCCAGACCGTAAGCCTGTTTTTGAATTTCAGTATCTAATACCGCGGCTTTTTCTTCTTGTTTTGCTTCCTGACATCCGAGTACCGAAACAAGTGCTATAGCCACCATAGTGGGTTTGAACAATTTCATTTATTTCTCCATTTTTTTCACAGTTGGAGAATCTCCCCCAAGCCGCAGTTGAAATATTGTAAACAATACGATAAAAACACTTTATACTAACGAGAAATGCCGAGAGAAAAAAGTATTAATATCTTGTACAAATGTAATAAGACTTTAAAAGTTACGATTTTCTGGGTTTTTCCGTTATTACTCAGTGCCTGCCAGCCTTCCGGCAGTACTCCCAGCCAGCGTTGGCAACATGCGGTTGAAGGCGCCTATGCCGCCGATATTTCCAATGACGCCAGCCTAAGCGTGGTCTCTTCCATTCACCACGGCATCAGCTTATGGGACCTGGAAAAAAATGCCCTGAAATATACCTGGTTCCAGCAACAGGACAGCGCCGACAACCTGGTACTGGCGGCGGATATCAGCGATAACAACAGCCATGTACTCACCGCCAGCAGCAGCAACTTTGCCCTATGGAACATTAAAACCGGTCAGGCGCAGGGATATTGGCAGGTGAGTGAATCCCGCATCCGCGACATCGCCCTGTCCAACAACGGCAGCCATATCCTACTGGGTAAAGGTAACGGCACTGTGGTGCATGTTACCTTAGCTTCCGGGCGACGGCTGGAGTTTCTCGGCCACCAGGAAAGGATCAACTCGGTGGACATGCTGCCCAACGGCCGTGTCGCCATTTCCGGCTCCAACGATTTTGTCGCTTATGTCTGGGATACCCGCTCGGGCCAGGTGATTTACCGCTTTAACCACCCCAGCCGGGTCACTAAAGTCGCCCTGGACCCCAAGGGCCGTCTCGCCTTTAGCGCCGACAGCAAAAAAGCCGCCTACATCTGGGATTTGAAAACCGGCGAACGTATCGGCAGCCTGAAATACACCAACCGCCAGGAAGTATTCAGTTCGGTACAGTTTTCCGAAGACGGCAAACATTTGCTTACCGGCGCACCGTCGAGAAAAGTCAGTTTATGGGAAATTGCCTCGGGAAAGCGCCTGCAAAGCTGGCGGGTCAGCCCAAGAGAAGATATCCGGCCGGCGGGTGCGGTTGTGTATAGCGTGGCTTTTCGCGATAATAACCACATATTAACCGAAAGCTCTTCCGGATATGCCGAATTATGGCCGATAACAAACTAGAAAATCTTCTGACCGCCCTTGAACAACGTATAGATGCCCTTGAAGCCCGCAATGTTTTTCAGGACGACGTCATCGATCAGCTCAGCCAGGAGCTGGCGGTACACCAGGCGCAAATTGCCGATCTGCAATACCAGCTACAAGTCCTTGCCAGCCGCATCAAAGACAGCGGCGCCGCACAGGGCATGAAAAACGAAGTTGAACCGCCGCCGCCCCATTACTAAACCGTAAAAAGGCACACCTGCGCTGATAAGCTAACACCGGACTCAGTTATTCCGGTTTAAAAACCCCTATCACCTGCTCATTGGAGCGTACCTGCGTGGTTACATGCTCCTCGGGCTGGCTCATCTGTTCACCGCAACTGACACAGGTAACGGTTTCCACGCCCTGCTCTTTGGTCAGGGCCATGGTATCCATGGCCTTACATTTAGGGCATACCGCCCCGGCAATAAATCGTTTTTTCACGTTTAATTCACACTTTTACTCGTCTTTATCTGCTTTATAGCGCTAAAGCAGCAAGACCGATGACAACTAAAGTATATATTTTACCTTGAATAAGCCCCTTAGGAAAAGCGACAATAGCCGCTGATGATATCCGAGACGTAAAAAGAGGAACAAAGATTGATCGTAGCCAACGAATTAAGCTTAGACAGAGGGGTTAAAAACCTGATTAAATCGTCTAGCTTTACCATACACCCCAATCATAAGGTCGGCCTGGTCGGTGCAAATGGCTGTGGTAAATCCTCTTTATTCGCCGCCCTGTTAGGCCAGTTACAGGCGGACAGCGGCAGCATCAGTATGCCCGGCAGCTGGAAAATCGCCACGGTGAAACAGGAAACCCCGGCACTGGAAATGTCTGCGTTAGATTACGTCATGGACGGCGACAAAGAATTCCGCCAGCTCGAACAGCAACTGGCGCAGGCCAGGACCAATGACGACGGCAATCAGGAAGCGATATTGATCAATAAAATTGATGCCATCAATGGTTACAGCCTGCCCGCCCGCGCCGGCGAACTGCTGCACGGCCTGGGGTTTCTTCAGCCTCAGCTCAGCGCTCCGGTCAAAGACTTTTCCGGTGGCTGGCGCATGCGCTTAAACCTGGCCCAGGCGCTGATCAGCCGCGCCGACTTGTTGCTGCTGGATGAGCCCACCAACCACCTGGATTTAGATGCGGTGATCTGGCTGCAGCGCTGGCTGAAACGTTTTACCGGCACCCTGGTACTGATTTCCCACGATCGGGATTTTCTCGACGACGTCATCGGACAAATATTACATATCGAACAGCAGCGGGCCAAACTATATGCCGGCAACTACACCGCTTTTGAGCGTCAGCGCGCCGAACACCTGGCCCAGCAAGACGCCCAATACCAAAAGCAGCAAAAAGAAGTTGCCCACCTGACCTCTTTTGTTGACCGTTTCCGCGCCAAAGCCAGTAAGGCAAAACAGGCCCAGAGCCGGTTAAAGCGTCTGCAAAAGCTGCCGGATTTAGCCCCGGCCCATGTCGACACCCAGTTTACTTTTACCTTCGAGCAACCGGAAAGCTTGCCTTATCCGCTGCTGTCATTAACCGACAGCCAGTGCGGCTATCATCAGGATGTCATTATTTTAAACCAGGTAAACCTGACCCTGGTGCCCGGCAGCCGTATCGGCTTACTGGGACGCAACGGCGCCGGTAAGTCCACCTTGATCAAATCCCTGGCGGGAGAACTGGCGCTGCTTAACGGCGAACGTTATTGCGCCCAGGAATTAAAAATAGGTTATTTTTCCCAACACCAGCTGGAGCAGTTAGATGTCGGCGCCAGCCCCATCAGGCATATTTTAAAGGCCAAACCGGTATTAACCGACTTGCAGGCCCGCTCCTTTTTAGGCCGTTTCGGTTTTAGCGGCGATCAGGCCTTGGGCCAGGTCGGCACTATGTCCGGCGGCGAAAAGGCGCGTTTGGTACTGGCGCTGATCGTACTGGAGAAACCCCAGCTATTGCTGCTGGATGAACCCACCAACCACCTGGATCTGGAAATGCGCCAGGCACTGGTACTGGCGCTGCAGGAATTTGCCGGGGCCATTATCCTGATTGCCCATGACAGGTTTTTACTGGAGTCCTGTGTCGATGAGTTTTATCTGGTGGCCAACAACCAGGTCAGCGATTTCAGCGGTGATATCGATGACTACCAGCAATGGCTTAACGACGACAAAAAACAAATCAGCCAGGGCAATAAAGTTGTCAAAGAAAACCTTGTCGATAAAAAACAACAACGTAAAGAACAGGCGGAGTTACGTAAAAAAGCCGCGCCATTGAAAAAACAGGCGGATAAATTTGAGAAAAACATTCATCAGTGGCAGCAAAGCCTGCAAGCGGTTGAAGCCGAACTTGCCGACAGTGAAATTTATCAAAGCGAGCATAAAAAACGCCTGACCGAATTATTAAAGCAGCAGGCCGGCCTGGTACAGGATATAGAGGCCGCAGAGATAAAGTGGATGGAAGTTGAAGAGCAGATAGAAGAGATCATGTCGCAGGTTTCACCCTAACCGCGTATTGTTTTAACTCTACTTTACGATAACTTGCTACAATAAAGGGTAGCAATTTCACCGGATTGACAGCAGAGAGGCCTTATGAAAAAAAGTATAATATCGTTAATGTTACTTTCACTGAGTACAACATATTCAGCCAGCGCCAATGATCTCGAATTGGGCATCTATCAGCTTAACCGGGGGGAATTTAAAGCAGCCATCAATGAATTTAAACCTTTAGTGGTTGAAGGTTATGCCCCGGCGCAATACCAGATGGGGCTGATCTACCTTAACGGTAACGGCGTCAGAAAAGATCCCGGACAGGCGTTTGAATTATTCTCGCTGGCGGCGGATCAAAACTACCCGGATGCCCAGTTTCAACTGGCGGTAATGTACAGTGATGGCATAGGCGTCAAAAAAAATGAAAAAATGGCCTTTGAACTCACGGAAAAAGCCGCAAAAAAAGGCCTGTCCAGCGCCCAGTTTAACTTAGGCGTGATGTACTATAACGGCGACGGGGTGGCAAAAAATTATTTAACCGCGTCCCGCTGGTACCAAAAAGCCGCCAACCAAAACTATGCCCTGGCACAGTTCAACCTCGCCTTGATGTACTACGAAGGTAAAGGGGTAGAAAAAGACATCGAAAAGTCTTATATCTGGAACATCATTTCCGCCAAAAACGGTTATGTCCAGGCGCAAAAAAGCCGGGATATGGATGAACGGGACTTAAGCGCTGCCCAGATCGAAAAATCCCGCGCCAAAGCCGAAGACATGTACCGCAAGATCATGATGCAGGTCGACCTGAAAACCAAGGAAGCCTATAAGGGCTTGATCTGATTCATTCAATAACAAATCATATATTGATCTAAAT
It includes:
- a CDS encoding glycosyltransferase, with translation MKHVLIIGYVWPEPNSSAAGSRMMQLIEFFKAQLWSVTFTSPAQRTEHMVDLAACGVDSQEISLNCQSFDAYIERLQPDMVVFDRFMMEEQFGWRVRQQCPQAMTVLDTEDLQFLRNARHLAHKAQREVLPQDYHSDLAKREVAAIFRCDLSLMISQEEINLLTRLHKVDRQLLHYCPFMLEQRELSLDNPDYEQRQGFISIGNFRHAPNWDAVLWLKQQVWPLIRKALPTAQLYIYGAYPPPKATALHDVKSGFLVKGWVDDAIEAMQCARVCLAPLRFGAGIKGKLAEAMICNTPSVTTDVGAEGMQTGQAWGGAIANDAEAIAKAAVELYQQQQLWQQSSSRGQENARQLFDREQHFSALKDKLTQVSGDLATHRQQNFIGAMLNFHHHRSTQFMSQWIESKNKLAQLQEQQDISQEQD
- the fkpA gene encoding FKBP-type peptidyl-prolyl cis-trans isomerase, with the protein product MKLFKPTMVAIALVSVLGCQEAKQEEKAAVLDTEIQKQAYGLGASIGMYMERNLEEHTKMGLSLDKELIVKGFVDSLEGKSQIEKEEIQALLTNLEQTMKTKQQEMAKQEAEASLAEGQKFLEENGKKAGVKTTDSGIQYSVITEGSGDKPSATDTVEVHYKGTFLNGETFDSSYDRGQPAVFPLNRVIRGWTEGVQLMSVGSKYKFTIPSDLAYGPTGNPPRIPGNSVLEFEIELLKIQKAEQPAEVGDKSE
- a CDS encoding WD40 repeat domain-containing protein, with the protein product MYKCNKTLKVTIFWVFPLLLSACQPSGSTPSQRWQHAVEGAYAADISNDASLSVVSSIHHGISLWDLEKNALKYTWFQQQDSADNLVLAADISDNNSHVLTASSSNFALWNIKTGQAQGYWQVSESRIRDIALSNNGSHILLGKGNGTVVHVTLASGRRLEFLGHQERINSVDMLPNGRVAISGSNDFVAYVWDTRSGQVIYRFNHPSRVTKVALDPKGRLAFSADSKKAAYIWDLKTGERIGSLKYTNRQEVFSSVQFSEDGKHLLTGAPSRKVSLWEIASGKRLQSWRVSPREDIRPAGAVVYSVAFRDNNHILTESSSGYAELWPITN
- a CDS encoding SlyX family protein, translating into MADNKLENLLTALEQRIDALEARNVFQDDVIDQLSQELAVHQAQIADLQYQLQVLASRIKDSGAAQGMKNEVEPPPPHY
- a CDS encoding YheV family putative zinc ribbon protein — encoded protein: MKKRFIAGAVCPKCKAMDTMALTKEQGVETVTCVSCGEQMSQPEEHVTTQVRSNEQVIGVFKPE
- a CDS encoding ATP-binding cassette domain-containing protein; protein product: MIVANELSLDRGVKNLIKSSSFTIHPNHKVGLVGANGCGKSSLFAALLGQLQADSGSISMPGSWKIATVKQETPALEMSALDYVMDGDKEFRQLEQQLAQARTNDDGNQEAILINKIDAINGYSLPARAGELLHGLGFLQPQLSAPVKDFSGGWRMRLNLAQALISRADLLLLDEPTNHLDLDAVIWLQRWLKRFTGTLVLISHDRDFLDDVIGQILHIEQQRAKLYAGNYTAFERQRAEHLAQQDAQYQKQQKEVAHLTSFVDRFRAKASKAKQAQSRLKRLQKLPDLAPAHVDTQFTFTFEQPESLPYPLLSLTDSQCGYHQDVIILNQVNLTLVPGSRIGLLGRNGAGKSTLIKSLAGELALLNGERYCAQELKIGYFSQHQLEQLDVGASPIRHILKAKPVLTDLQARSFLGRFGFSGDQALGQVGTMSGGEKARLVLALIVLEKPQLLLLDEPTNHLDLEMRQALVLALQEFAGAIILIAHDRFLLESCVDEFYLVANNQVSDFSGDIDDYQQWLNDDKKQISQGNKVVKENLVDKKQQRKEQAELRKKAAPLKKQADKFEKNIHQWQQSLQAVEAELADSEIYQSEHKKRLTELLKQQAGLVQDIEAAEIKWMEVEEQIEEIMSQVSP
- a CDS encoding tetratricopeptide repeat protein, whose product is MKKSIISLMLLSLSTTYSASANDLELGIYQLNRGEFKAAINEFKPLVVEGYAPAQYQMGLIYLNGNGVRKDPGQAFELFSLAADQNYPDAQFQLAVMYSDGIGVKKNEKMAFELTEKAAKKGLSSAQFNLGVMYYNGDGVAKNYLTASRWYQKAANQNYALAQFNLALMYYEGKGVEKDIEKSYIWNIISAKNGYVQAQKSRDMDERDLSAAQIEKSRAKAEDMYRKIMMQVDLKTKEAYKGLI